From Moraxella sp. K1664, one genomic window encodes:
- the nagZ gene encoding beta-N-acetylhexosaminidase: MATGIIMADVDGLTLTDDDKAFLANDALGGVILFKRNVQDPTQVRALTDSMRAVNPNLIISADQEGGRVARFRDGFTPLPAMGRLGEIYDNNQQLALSLAYDTGYLMACEVLAVGVDISFAPVMDINGCSLVIGDRAFHADPQVVTALSSRFIDGMNNAGMKATGKHFPGHGSIAPDSHVSDAVDDRSLDEIWGCDLITFKNNLAKLSALMPAHVIFSQIDDKPAGFSKVWLQEILRDKMGYDGVLFSDDLSMKAAHVAGDVTARVKSAIEAGCDMALVCNSRDDALRAVEFAKTMPDVPNRFGKMKSVIPAWQGDLSTTCQAFAHYNTARDNVLGAFFDDVGKQDEKDPTNYKV, translated from the coding sequence ATGGCAACTGGTATCATCATGGCGGACGTGGACGGCTTGACGCTCACCGATGACGATAAGGCATTTTTGGCAAATGACGCATTGGGTGGGGTGATTTTATTTAAACGCAACGTACAAGACCCTACCCAAGTGCGAGCTTTGACCGACAGCATGAGAGCGGTCAATCCCAATCTCATCATCAGTGCTGACCAAGAAGGCGGACGAGTGGCACGATTTAGGGACGGTTTTACGCCCTTGCCTGCGATGGGGCGACTGGGCGAGATTTATGATAATAACCAACAGCTTGCCCTATCGCTTGCCTATGATACAGGCTATCTGATGGCGTGTGAAGTCTTGGCGGTGGGCGTGGATATCAGCTTTGCCCCTGTGATGGACATCAATGGGTGTAGCCTTGTCATTGGCGACCGTGCGTTTCATGCCGACCCCCAAGTCGTTACCGCCCTGTCATCACGCTTTATAGATGGTATGAATAACGCCGGCATGAAAGCCACAGGCAAGCACTTCCCCGGTCATGGCTCTATCGCCCCTGACTCGCACGTCTCCGATGCGGTAGATGACCGTTCGCTAGATGAGATTTGGGGGTGTGATTTAATCACTTTTAAAAACAACCTTGCCAAACTATCCGCTCTCATGCCTGCCCACGTCATTTTTAGTCAAATTGATGACAAGCCAGCAGGCTTTTCAAAAGTATGGCTCCAAGAGATTTTACGGGATAAAATGGGTTATGACGGTGTGCTGTTCTCGGACGATTTATCCATGAAAGCCGCCCACGTGGCAGGGGACGTCACCGCTCGGGTCAAATCCGCCATAGAAGCTGGGTGCGACATGGCACTGGTGTGCAACAGCCGTGATGATGCCCTGCGTGCGGTAGAGTTCGCCAAAACCATGCCTGACGTGCCAAACCGCTTTGGCAAAATGAAAAGTGTGATACCTGCTTGGCAAGGCGACTTATCTACCACTTGTCAAGCATTTGCCCATTATAATACCGCTCGGGATAATGTGCTTGGGGCGTTTTTTGATGATGTTGGTAAGCAAGACGAGAAAGACCCGACGAATTATAAGGTTTAG